The window TTCCCTGTCACTCCGGATCTTTTCAAGGACGAACCAACCACAATATGTGGACTTATCCAAATTTCAAAAAAGAGAACCCTACAAATGCAAAAGCTCGCCCTTAAAATTTTAGCCCATGAGAATTGATTGGAGTATCAAACATCCTTTCTGTAAAGGCTTTGGGCGACACATGATACCATTATTGCTCGCTTTTACTTTCAAGGAACACGGCTCTATTCCGTCCTTGTTTTTTTGCCATATACAATGCTTTATCAGCTTTTTTGATAGCACCATCTATAGAAATATTTTTATTTCTCAAAATCGTGAAGCCGATACTGACTGTAAACCTTATATTTACACCATCGTTACTCATGAGTTCACTTTTCGCCAATACATCTCTCAATCTTTCAGCTGCAGAATATGCTTGGTGAATATCAATTTCAGGAAGAAGTAAAATAAATTCTTCTCCGCCCCATCTGCCAAAAAGATCGGACTCTCTCAGTACGCTGAAGCTCTTGGCAACAAGCTGCCTTAATACTTTGTCGCCTGTGTCATGACCAAAATTGTCATTTATTTTTTTGAAATGATCAATATCAATCATAAACAGTGCTAAACTATAATTATATCTTAAAGACCGTTTCATTTCTTTTCTAAATAAATTTAGAAAAGATCTCCTATTTTTAGCTCCGGTTAAGGGGTCCGTAGTGGCTAACTTTTCTAATTCTTTTTCCATTGTTTTTCTTTCTGTAATATCCTCAATGATCACAATTACAGTATCAGAAAACTTACCTGAGATATCGAGAGAGCGGGAAAAAGAAATAAAAAAGAACTGGCTTTCATTATTTATCATTGTTTCAAATGTTTTTATCTTGTCAGACCCGGCCTTAAATCTTTTAAAAAAACTATCTAACCATGGGAATATTTGTATAAAAAGCAGCGGATGTGTGTCTTTCTCACCATAGTATTGTGTCCCCGGGACAGTATCGTAATTGAGCATCTTGGATGCTGCATGGTTCATATTTTCTACAATCCCATCGAACGTCACAATGAAGACAGGCATTGATAAACTCTCAAAGATTGTGAGATATCTATTTTTTTCATTGGTCATCACACGATTGCTAAGTTGCAAATCTTTAACAATGCTTTCGTCTTTTACTGGTGTCCATTGTAAACAAAATCCTATTTCAACTCGGTCAAAAAATCTTTTGATAATCTGTTCATATTGAAATTTAATTTGATCCTCAAAATTCGATGCCCGTATTAGATCTGAATAGGATTGACGATAATATTTCATGAGTCCTAAAAACATATCTATGTTAACCCCTCTTTTTCTATGTTCTTGGGCTTCAATAATGCCAAACTGCGATGCAGGGTCAGAAATGTATTTTTCATGTGGACCCAGTTCAAGATCTAAACCTTTCGCATTCAAAGTAGCAATCAATGATTTAGATAAACCTGAGATTGAAAGCCGCCATGCTTCTCTCAAGGTGGAAGTATACTCAGTATATCCCTGCTGTTTGGCATAATTTA is drawn from uncultured Desulfobacter sp. and contains these coding sequences:
- a CDS encoding sensor domain-containing diguanylate cyclase; the protein is MLPQLKKYILDHEDWLMEKILNYAKQQGYTEYTSTLREAWRLSISGLSKSLIATLNAKGLDLELGPHEKYISDPASQFGIIEAQEHRKRGVNIDMFLGLMKYYRQSYSDLIRASNFEDQIKFQYEQIIKRFFDRVEIGFCLQWTPVKDESIVKDLQLSNRVMTNEKNRYLTIFESLSMPVFIVTFDGIVENMNHAASKMLNYDTVPGTQYYGEKDTHPLLFIQIFPWLDSFFKRFKAGSDKIKTFETMINNESQFFFISFSRSLDISGKFSDTVIVIIEDITERKTMEKELEKLATTDPLTGAKNRRSFLNLFRKEMKRSLRYNYSLALFMIDIDHFKKINDNFGHDTGDKVLRQLVAKSFSVLRESDLFGRWGGEEFILLLPEIDIHQAYSAAERLRDVLAKSELMSNDGVNIRFTVSIGFTILRNKNISIDGAIKKADKALYMAKKQGRNRAVFLESKSEQ